Part of the Natrarchaeobius halalkaliphilus genome is shown below.
TGACCGAAATGGCCGACGACCTCCGAAACTCGCTCGACGCGTTCGACGTGACCGAGGAGATGCACGCGTCCGACGACACCTGGAGTGCCGATCGCGAGGCGACCGACGATCTCGGAGTCAGCGAGTCGCTGAACGAGTTCGAAGAGGCCGAGCCGACGGACTCGAGTGCCGGTGATCGTCCGTCCGAATCCGCGAAATCAGCGGACGACATCTCGAGCGAAGCGGAAGAAGACGCCTCGAGCGACGAACGGGACACCGACGGACCCGATATCGTTCTCAAACACGACGAGACCGACCTCGAGACCAGCGATTCGGCGGAGTAACCGGACCGCGGACGAATCGTCCGGCGGACGGACCACCATCCTTTTCTCGCTGTACTGGCATCGTTGCGACGATGGAGCGACCGGTGACCGAGGCCGACCTCACGTTCGAACACGTTCCCGAGACGGATCAGTCGTTCGAGAACGCACTGGCGAAAGCGCGCGGCCGCGACCGACTGACGGTCGACGACGCCATCGAGTTGTTGACCACGGGAACCGACATCCCGGGCATCGACCGACGGCGAAAAGAACAGGTGCTCGAGGCCGCCGATCGCCGCCGCGCGGACGTCGTTGGCGAGGAGGTCACGTTCGTCGCGAACCTGAACAACAACGTCACGACGGCCTGCAACGTCGGTTGTCTGTTCTGTAACTTCAAAGACGCAGCGCACACGTTCGAGACGGAGTACGCAGAGGAGAGCGGCCCCGAGACGGCGGGGTTTACCAAGACGCCCGAAGAGTCCCGTGAGATCGTCGAAGACGCCGTCTCACGCGGTATCTACGAGGTCACTTCGGTCTCCGGTCTCCACCCCGCGTTCGCACTGGACGAGGAGCACCTCGAGATTCTCGAGACACATCCGGAGCGAAAAGCGGTCAACTACAAGCCACCGGAACGGTACGTGACCGACCCCGGAACCTACGCCGAACAGCTGACCGCGATGAGCGTCGACGACGTTCACGTCCACTCGATGACGCCCGAGGAGGCCTACCACGCCCGACGCGGAACCGAGTGGTCCTACGAGGAGGTCTATGCGCGTCTCAGCGAAGCCGGCCTCGACACCGTCCCCGGAACCGCCGCCGAAATTCTTGTCGACGAGGTTCGAGACGTCATCTGTCCCGGAAAGATCGACACGGCCGGATGGCTCGAGGCGATGGAGGCCGCCGCAACCGTCGGACTCGGGTTGACCGCGACGATCATGTACGGTCACGTCGAGAACGAAGCCCACCGCGCGTTACACCTAAAGCGCGTCCGTGATCTCCAAGAGCGCGTCGGCGGAGCGATCACGGAGTTCGTTCCGCTCTCGTTCGTCCACCAGAACACGCCGCTTTACGAACACGACGTCGTCTCCGGCGGCGCGAGCACGGACGAAGACGAACTGCTGATCGCCGTCTCGAGGCTCTTTCTCGACAACGTCGACCACATCCAGTCGTCGTGGGTCAAATACGGCAACGAACAGGGACTGAAGATGCTGTCCTGTGGCGCGGACGACTTCATGGGAACGATCCTCTCGGAGGAGATCACCAAGCGTGCAGGCGGCGAGTACGGCGAGTTCCGTTCGGTAACGGACTACGTCGAGTTGATCTCTTCGATCGGACGCGTGCCGGTCGAACGCTCGACCGACTACGAGACGAGACGCGTCCTCGATCCGGAGGAGCCGCCGTTCGGTCCCGAACTCGGGCCACAGGCGAACGGAACACCCCTCTTGACGCGGGCAGAGCGGTCGGAGCGGGACGTCCTCGCGGACGACTAACCGTTCCGGCACACCGACGTCGCCACCGTCGCGGTCAGATCCCATACACCGTCGCGCTCAGGGCACATACACTGCCGCTACGAGGTGATTTCTTTCCGCGAATATAAATAATCGAGACCGTGTTCTCGACCAGAAAGTGCGGACCAACTACTTTTACCAGGCGTTCGAACGTCCGAACACATGACGCAGTATCCCCGCAGAACCCTCCTCGGTGGTATCGGCATGACGATCGCGGCGTCGGTTACGGCCGGTGTCGCTACCGCCGACGAGACGACGGCAGCCTCCACCGGACCCGAGTTCGATTCGGTGCTGTCGTTCCTTCCGGGAACCGTTGCGAGCGAGTCGATGATGCTTACGGTCACCGATCTCGAGCGACAGCTCGAGGCCAACGAACCCCACGATCCGGCTTCGCTCGGTGGCGGGTTCCAGATCCAACCGGATGACGTCTCGAAGACCGCGCTGGTCTACTCCCTCGGTGAAGACCTCTCTCGCCCGATCAAGGTCCTCACCGGCGATATCGACCTCGAGGGCGACGTCGAGGCGGAAGACAGTCACGCAGGTATCGACTACGAACGCTACGAAACCGACGAGGTAGTCGCCGCCGTTACCGACGACGTCGTCATCATCGCACCGGACACCCCAACCGTCGAGGACGCTCTCGAGGCGAACGCGGGCGAGACCGACCGACTTCTCGAGGCCGACTCCCGTCTCGAGGAAGGCCTCGAGACCTACGACGCTGCCGACGGTCTGACGGTCAGTCTCACGGACGAGTACTATCTTCCCGATAAGTACGACGACGTCGCCATCGAGTACGTCGTTCAGGCCATGACCGTCATCGATCCCGACACGATCGAGATGCGGTTTGGAATCCGATTCGAAGACGAAGACGACGTCACCGACGCGCTCATCGAATCGCTCACAGGCGAATACGCCTACGTCTCGACGAGAGAGGATCCCGAAGTCGAGGTCGACGGCTCGCTCGCGACGGTCACCGTCGAACGGGACCTCGAGGCCGAGCGAGCCATTCAGGAACACGACAGCCCGGGGTTCCTCCGCGTGGACCGCGATATCGACCTCGACGACGACTACCTCGAGATCGAGGTCGGTCGCGGCGATCCGACGCCGATCGAGGACCTCACGCTCGAGGTCGGTGACGAGGAGTACGACCGCGAAATCTGGGCCGACGGCCACGGAACGCTCGAGGAGGGCGATACGATCCGGATCGAGATGGACGACGTCGAGCCGAATCTCTCGCTTCACCTCTCACACGACCACGAACTCGGCTCGAGCGGAAGCGGGACGACGATCCTCGGAAACCTCCGGTTCGCGTTCGAGTACGACCACGACGAGGAGACGCTCTCGGTCGAGTACGAAGACGACTTCCCGCTCGACGGCGACGGCGTCTCGCTTGCGGTCTACGACCACGGCGACGCCGATTGGGTCAGGCCAGACGAGGACGAACCCGAACCCCGAACGACCGTCCAGCCGTGGGAGGACCAGACGGTGAGCCAGGGCGACGCACACACGCTCGAGGACGTCCATCCGGGCGACGAGATCGTCGTCGGCTGGAACGGCATCAGTCGTCGAGACGGGCTCCGTCAGTATCAGGTCAATCCCCCGGGTGTCGTCTCGTTCGAGTACGACTACGCGGCGAAGACCCTCTCGGCGACGCTCGAGCCGTCCGCCGAAGACGAAGGCGACGACCTGCAACCGGCGGCCGCGTACGAACTCCGAATCGACGAGGAGCCGACCGCGAGCCAGTGGGCCGACGAGGCCGAGTCCGTTCCTGCGGAGGGGACGACCGTCACGGTCGACGACGTCGAGATTGGAGTGCGCGCCACTGCGGTGTGGGGCGACGACGAGCTTCGCGTCGGCTCGACCCGGACGATGCCGTCGGTTCTGCTCGAGGCCACCGACGGCACGATCGAACACGTCGGCGGAGACGTTCTCGCTGGCTCCGATCTCGAGGCCGAGGTCTGGACGGAGTCCGATCGCGAGACGATCGATCTCGAAGACGAGATCGACGGCGAGTTCACGGAGGGCGACACGCTCGAGGTCGACGACGACGTCCAGAACCTGACGCTGGTCTACGACGACGAACACCGAATCGGCTGGGTGGACACGACGCGGGAGTGAGACGGTAGTCGCCGAATCGATTGTAGTCGTTGAAACTCCTCTCACCTCCGCTCCGTCGCTCGCGCCCGGTCGGACCGTTCGCTCTTGTTATATATTTCGACGTGAATATGGATGGATATAAATAGTGATATCCGATACGTGAACTTCGCGTGTGAAAACCCGGACGGAGAACGTTCTCTCGATGGAAGAGTGAGCGAAAAGCAAAAGAATACCGGACTGGGACCTCGCGCCCTTTACTTCGAAAGTCGAAGTGACGTCGATTAGTGTCGATTCGATCAGAACTCGCCTAACGCCGGCGATCAGATGTAGTCGATCGACGGCGGCAGCTCGAGTTTCATGCCTTTTCGCTCGCGAATCTCCATGATCTCTTCGCGCTGGAGCGAGTCGGCCATGACCTCGAAGCCGGCGTTTTCGGTGTTCCAGGAGGCCCGACCCTCGGTTGCAGAGCGGATATCGCTTGCGAAGCCGATCATCTCGCCGACGGGTGCGATACCCTCGACGACCATGAGGTCACCCTCCTGGTACATGTCGTCGACGCGGCCACGGCGGCCCTGAACCTCGCCGGATGCGGCACCCATGTGATCGTTGGGAACGTCGATCCGGACGTCCTGCATCGGCTCGAGCAACTTGATCCGTCCGTCGATCAGCGCCTTGTGGAGGGCGTTGCGGGTTGCCGGAATCACCTGTGCGGGACCGCGGTGGATCGTGTCCTCGTGGAGCCTCGCGTCGTGCAGGCGGATGAGGGTCCCCTGGACGGGCTCGTTCGCGAGCGGGCCGTTGTCGAGGGCGTCCTCGAAGCCCTCGATCACGAGTTCCATCGTCTCGTTTAAGTGCTGAATCCCCTTCGTATCGTCGATGAGGATGTTCGTCCCGTGAATGTGCTCGACTTCCTGGGAGTCGTCTTTGTCCATGCCGGCCTCCTGTAAGGCCTCACGACGTTCCTGCTCGGGCATGTCCATCGAGGCCTCGCCCATCTGGATCGTCTCGACGAGTTCGTTCGACATCGGCTCGATGGAGACGTAAAAGCGGTTGTGGCGGTTCGGCGAGATGCCCTCGATCTCGTCGCTCGGCCGCTGGGGCTGTTCGCGGAAGACGACGATCGGCTCGCCGGTGTTGACCGGAATGCCCTGGTTGGACTCGATACGCTGGGTGATGACCTCGAGGTGAAGCTCACCCTGTCCCGAGATGAGGTGCTCGCCGGTGTCCTCGTTGATCTCGATCTGGATCGTCGGATCCTCCTTTGAGACCTGTCGGAGCGTCTCGATGAGCTTCGGCAGATCGTCCATCGTCTGGGCTTCAACTGCCTTCGTGATGACCGGCTCGGAGATGTGTTCGATCGACTCGAACGGCGTCATCTCGACGCTCGAGACGGTCGAACCGGCGATGGCGTCGCGCAGACCGGTGACGGCCGCGATGTTCCCCGCGGGAACCTCGTCGACTTCCTCGCGCTCGCCGCCCATGTAGATCCCGACGGACTGGACGCGGTTCTTGCCCGCGGTCCCGGAGACGTACAGCTCCTGCCCCTTCTCGAGGGAGCCCGAGAAGACGCGGCCGGAGGCGATTTCGCCGGCGTGGGGGTCCATCGAGATGTCGGTGACCATGAAGACGACTTCGCCGTCCTCGTCGACGAGACGCATTCCTTTCGCGAGGTCGGACTCGGCGTCGCCGCGCCAGACCCGTGGAATACGTCGGGGCTGGGCGTCGACAGGGTTCGGGAAGTGCTCACAGACCATGTCGAGAACGACGTCCGAAAGCGGCGTCTTCTCGTGGAGCTCCTGGCGCTTGTCCGAACGCTCGAGCTCCATGATCTCTGCGAAGTCCATACCGGTGCGCTGCATCGACGGCATCGAGACGCCCCACTTGTACAGCGCGGAGCCGAAGCCGACGGTACCTTCCTCGACGGAGACGGTCCAGTCCTCGACGTCGTCCATGTCCTGGGTCATGCCACGAATGAGTTCGTTGACGTCGTGGATGACCGAGAGCAGCCGTTCCTGCATCTCCTCGGGACCCTCCTGAAGCTCGGAGATAAGGCGGTCGACCTTGTTGATGAACAGCGTCGGCTTGACGCCCTCTCGAAGCGCCTGTCGGAGCACCGTCTCCGTCTGGGGCATCGCCCCTTCGACGGCGTCGACGACGACAAGTGCACCGTCGACTGCACGCATCGCACGCGTCACGTCGCCACCGAAGTCGACGTGGCCGGGCGTGTCGATGAGGTTGATGAGGTGATTGGTGTCCTCGTACTCGTGAGTCATCGACACGTTCGCCGCGTCGATGGTGATTCCGCGTTCCTGTTCGTCCTCTTCCGTGTCCATTGCGAGCTGTTCGCCGGCAGTCTCATCGGAGATCATGCCTGCACCAGCCAACAGATTGTCAGAAAGCGTCGTTTTTCCGTGATCGACGTGAGCGGCGATGGCGATGTTCCGGATGTTCTCCGGTTCGTCCATCAGCCGTTCACACTCCTGGACGATCTTCTTGCGTCGGCCCATATACACCCAGTTACCGCCAGCGGGGTCAAAAGGGTAGTGTTTCGTCTTCGGCAGAATCCGACGCGTATCCCGGCCTGTGTGCGCGAATCTCAAGTTTACGTGAGTGAATACCACGCAACAAGTGGAAAAACGACCCCGTTACCGCCCCGATCTCTCGCACGGAAACCGGGCGTAAAAGACATACAGCAACAGCCCTTGGGACGTATACGCATGGATATACGAGTACAGGGCCCCGGTCCGACCGCCCCCTTCCTCAGCGCCCGAGACCTCTTCGAAACCGAACACGATCTCTCATTACCGGTCTACGTCCAGCTGCAAGACGACCCCGACGAGCGTACCTGGGCCGCCCACGACGACGATCGTCACGTCCTGAACATCTCGAGGCAGGCCGCCTCGAGTGCGATGGCTCGCGAACTCGCCCTCCACGAGTTCTCCCACATGGCCAGACACGAACAGGATCACCCGTCGCACACCCAGTCTCTCGAGGAAGTGCTCTACCTCGCGTTGGCTGGCAGGCGCGTCGAGCGGCGCAAGCTTTCACACTGTTACCAGATCGCAAATCACATGAAAGACATCTACGCCGACGATATCACGCTCTCGGTCGGCCCCGGCGAGAAACTCCTCGCGTTTCTCGAGTCGCGTCTCGCGATGGCGGTCGCAGACCGCCCCGAGACGCCGACTCGAGCGGGCCTCGAGCGACTCTCACCGAGCGCTGATCCCGAGATCACGGTCGTCAACGCGGCGTTCGCGCTCGCACTCGCTGAACGTCACGATCTCGTCGGTGACGATCATCGACTCTACGATCTCGCGCACGCGGCCGCGATGGATGCCCCCGACGTCGACTTCGAGGGGTTCAAACATCGATTCCGTGAACTCGGGCGCGAAACCGACTCGAGTACGTACCGACAGGTGCTCGTCGACGCGACTCGCGCGTACGTCGGCGGTGAGGGACTGGCCGCGGAGTGACGCCGTCGTGGCGTCGACTGGTGCGTTTCCCGTCCGGAGACGAACCGATCTCGTCCGAACGACGAGAGAAAAATCGACTCGAGCTAGCGTGCGGCCGCCGCAACGCGCTCTTTTTCTTCTTTCTGGCTGATCGCGTAGGTCTGGACGTCGTAGTTGGCCGCGCCCGTAAGCTGGGAGGCGATCGCCTCAGGAACGGAGGTCACGGACTTGAACGAGGCGTTCTGGACGCCTTCTGCGATGAATTTCAGCGACTGGTCGACTCGTCGCTGTGGAGCAACGTCGACGGCCTTCGGGACGGAGATGCCACCGTACTTCAGGCGGACGGTCTCCTCGCGCGGGGCCGCGTTCTCGACGGCGGTCACGAGCACCTGCACGGGGTTCTCCTCGGTGCGCTCGTGGATGATCTCGAACGACTCGCGGACGTTGTTGAGCGTCATCTGCTTTTTGCCCGTGTTCTCTTCGGTCTGCATGAGCCGGTTGATGAGCCGCTCGACGATGGAGATCTGGGACTTCTGGAACTGCTTGCTCGCGTGACGCCCGGCCGTGTGAGCGACCGGCGTCACCGAGATGTAGCGCTCCGTCGAGGGATCGTCGTATGCGATCTCGTCGATCTCCCAGGTGCCAAAGAGCTTCGCGCCGACGTCCGCGCCACCTGCGGGCGCGTCCGGGTCGGGTTGATCTTCTGCCGCCATGATTATCGCACCGGTTTCTCTGCGTTTCCGCGGACCAGTTCGAGCAGTGCAACGCCGTTGACTTTGTCGACCTTGTAGTTGACTCCGGAGAGGTCACCCATCGCACGACCCTTCGCCCCACCGATACCGGCGATGGTGACTTCGTCGTGTTCGTCGATGAACGAAATCGCGCCGTCGCCGGGACAGAACGCCGTCACCTGCTTGCCGTTTTTGATCAGCTGTACCCGAACACACTTTCGGATCGCTGAGTTGGGCTGTTTCGCCTCGATGCCGACCTTTTCCAGTACGATACCTCGAGCCTGTGGGGCTCCCTCGAGTGGATCGGACTTCTCGCGAAGACCCCGTGCGCGTCGCGCGTAGTCAGAGTCGGACCACCGCTGGTTCTGGCGGTCCTTCTTGAGCTTGCGCGCGGCGTATTTGCCGTTTGCCATGCAGGTCGCTATCCGGCGGAACCACTTAAGCGACCCGTTTCGGATCGCAACGTTACGCCTCGAGAGGACTCGACGTACCCCGCTCGAGGTATCTGAGCGTGTTTCGCTGACTCGGGTTATCGCCAGAGCGCGGGTTAGCGTCCCTCGGCGGGCGAGAGGTTTCCGTACGCCGGCCAACGGCTGCGCTGAACTGATCGACCGTCGTCTTCCTGCTGCTTCGAAAGCGCGTCGCGTGTGTGCGAACGAAAAATAGCCCCGTCAGATCAACTGCACGTCGTCGATCCCGAAGTGGCGCTCTGCGAGCGTGCGTGCAGCGTCGATCGTCCAGCCGTTGGAGCCGATCGCCACTCCTCGATCTTCCTCCGCCACCTCGACGTAGGCGACGATATCGTCGTTCTCGCTCAGGGTGACGTTGTAGACCGCCGCCGGTGCCAGCGCGTTCGCGACGAACTCCGACGCGTTGTCGGCGTCTTCGACCAGCCGGACCGGTGCATCGACTTGCTCTTCGTAGCGTTGAATCGTCCGTCCGCCGGGACCGATCGCCTCGCCCATCTGTCCGCTCGAGACCACGACGATCAGCCGGTCGCCGCCGTCCTCACGGCGTTCCTCGAGCAGGCAGTCGACACCGTTCGCGCCGGTGACGTCCTCGAACAGCGCGAGGTGCCGGCGCGCGTCGTCGTCGAGGGTAACGCCCATCGATCAGTCTGCCTGTCGCCCGCCGGTCGTCGACCCCATCCGGAGTTCGACATCGCCGGTGCCGAGCTTGATCGGCTTGCCGACGATGACGTTCTCGGTGACGCCGTGCAGTTCGTCGATTTCGCCGTGGATCGCGGCGTTGAGCAGGTGGTTGACCGTCACCTCGAACGCCGCACGCGCGAGGACGGACTCCTTCGAACCCGAAATGCCGTGGCGGCCGATCGATTCGATTTCGCCGCGGTTGGTCATGATGTCCGCGACCAGCATCAGGTGACGAACGTTGACGTCGTCGAGACCCTGCTCTGCGAGCGTGTTGTTCGTCTCCTCGATGATCGCCTCGCGGGCGGCCTCGATGCCGAGATTGCGGTGGATCTCGTGGATGTTGTTACACGTCGTTCGTGAGGCGTCGACGCCCTCGATCTCGAGGACGTCTCCAAACGCCGATCCCTCGGTGTAGAGGACGAACTCCTCGCTTCCGTCGTCTCCGTCCGAAGGGGTACCCGCCTCGCGCTCCTCGCGGCGGATAACGACTCGAGAAACCTCTTCGATCCCTTTGAACGTGATGTCGCGAAGCTCCTCGACTAACTGGAGCAGGTCGCGATAGGAGGGTTCTTCGGGGCCGAACTGAACTTCGGTTCCGTTCTGGACCGTACTGACGCCGAGGTTGTCCTCGATGATCTCAGCGACCTCCTCGGGCGTGATCATTCGCTCTTCGAGGGTGTCCTGGTTGAGCGAGATCTGGACGCGCATGTCCGCGACGTTCGTCGAGACGTCACCCAGCGCGAGGATTTTGGTCGCCTCGATGTTCCAGACGACCTCGTGTGCGTTCTCGCGTTCGGTCGCGTACTCGTCCTCGAGGTGGACGGTCATCATCGGCGTATCAGGGGTTTTCCGGGCGTCGACCAGCTCGATCAACCGGGGCAGCCCCTGGGTTACGTCGATCTCCGCGACTCCCGCGTAGTGGAACGTGTTCATCGTCAGCTGCGTCCCGGGCTCACCGATCGACTGTGCCGAGACCGTCCCGACGGGGTCGAGGGGTTCGACTCGGGTATCGACGTAGCGGTCTTCGACCGCATTCGCCAGGTTATCGGCGTCCTCGACGGTGGCTTCGGGACGGCTCTCGAGTTCCGCGTAGACCTCGTCTTTGAGGCGTCGAGGGAGGTCGGCGTTCTCGACGATAGCGATCGTGTCGTCGTCGACATCGAAGTCGACCTCAGTCATCCGAGGTCACCTCCATTTCCTCGGTAAGGCGATTGTCGGCGTGCTCCGAGAGGTTCGTCACCTGCCGTTTTCTGCCGGTGAACTCGCGTTTCTCATCCTCGGAGTCGAACTCCGAATCGAGAACGCGGTCAGCGATCGTCGCGACGTCGATCGTGTTGTCGTCGCCCGACGAGACTTTGACCGGAGAGGTCCCGTCTTCACCGAACTCGAACTGAACGATGGTATCGCTCGTGTCCCGAACGGTGCCGTCGTACTGGGCTTCGAGTTCGGACAGCGCGTTGATCAACCGTCGCTGGAGGTAACCCGACTTCGACGTTCGGACTGCCGTATCGACCAGCCCCTCACGGCCACCCATCGCGTGGAAGAAGAACTCCCGCGGAGTGAGACCGCTGGTGTAGGAGTTCTCGACGAAGCCGTGTGCTTCCGCCGAGAGATCGTTGGGCTGGTAGTGTGACAGCGTCCGGTCCTCGTAGCCGCGGTTGATGCGTTCGCCCCGCACTGCCTGCTGGCCGACACAGCCGGCCATCTGGGTCAGGTTTAGCATCGAGCCACGAGCACCTGAGGAGGCCATGACTACCGCCGGGTTGTCCTCGGTGAAGTGCTCGTCGGCGATGTTCCCCGCGTTATCACGCGCACGCGAGAGCGTTTGCATGATCTTCATCTCGAGCGTTTCGTCGACCGTTCGCCCGGGCAGGGATTCGAGTTCGCCCCGTTCGTAGGCCTCGATCAGCTCTTCGACGCGATCGTTTGCGTCCTCGATCGTCTCGTTGATCCGATCCTGGGCTTCCCCCGGAATCGTCTCGTCGTCGATTCCGATCGAGAATCCGAAGTGCATGATCGCCCGCATCGCGAGCGTCGAGATTTCGTTGATGAAGATCCGCGATCGCGTGTTACCGTATTGTTTGGTGATCCGGTCGACGATCTCGCCGCCGAACTCACCGACTTCGTCCTCCGCGATAGTTCCCTCGAGGAGCTGTCCGTCCTCGATGACAACCTCGTCGCCAACGGTTCCGGTGAACTCGAGATCGAGGTCGTCGGGTAGCAACTCGGAGAAGACGTCGTAGCCGGTCCAGAACGGTACATCCTCGTCGTCGATACCGCTCGGTTCGGGCAACTCGTCGATCCGGGTCGCACGCAAGAGGTCGAGCGCCTGCGTCTCGTTGAATCGCGGGTTGTCGTGGGTGAGCAGGTAGGTTCCGGAGATGTGGTCCTGAATCGCGCCGATAATATTCTCACCGAAACGCGGACTCAGGATCTGTTCTTGGACCCGCATGAGCACGCGTGCTTCGGCACGAGCCTCCTCGTTCTGGAGGGCGTGCATGTTCATCTCGTCGCCGTCGAAGTCGGCGTTGTACGGGGGACAGACGACGGTGTTCAGCCGGAACGTCTTGTACGGCATGACGACCACTTCGTGGGCCATGATCGACATCCGGTGAAGCGACGGCTGCCGGTTGAAGATGACGATGTCACCGTCGACGAGGTGGCGATTAACCTCCCAGCCGGCTTCGACTTTCTCTGCGAGCTGTTCGCAGTTCTTTTCGGTCACCTTCAGTCGGCGGCCATCGGGTCTCCGGACGTAGTTCGCACCGGGATGTCCCTCCGGACCGTTCGAGACGTAGCGCTGGGCTTCTTCGACGTTTCGTTCGGTGACGTTCATCGTCTGCGTCATCTCCGTGGCGACGCGATCCGGGACGCCGACTTCGTTCAGCGAGAGCGTCGGGTCCGGCGAGATGACGGTCCGGGCCGAGAAGTTGACACGCTTTCCGGACAGCGAGCCTCGGAATCGACCCTCTTTGCCCTTGAGCCGCTGAGAGAGCGTCTTGAGGGGGCGGCCCGATCGGTGACGAGCCGGTGGGGTTCCCGAAATCTCGTTGTCCATGAACGTGGTGACGTGGTACTGGAGCAACTCCCAGAGGTCCTCGATGATCAGCTGGGGCGCACCAGCCTCACGGTTCTCCATGAACCGCTGGTTGATCCGGATGATGTCGACGAGTTTGTGGGTGAGATCGTCCTCGGATCGCTGGCCGTTGTCGAGCGTGATCGACGGTCGCGCGGTGACCGGCGGAACCGGCAAGACGGTCAGGATCATCCACTCCGGTCGAGAGCGTTCGGGATTGATACCAAGCACTTCGATGTCCTCGTCCGGAATCGCCTCGAACCAGTCCCGGATGTCCGAGGGCATCAGCTTGTTCGTGTCCTCTTCGGTGAGATCGATACCGAGCGCCTTCTCGATGGCCGACCGTTGGCTCTCGCGGGGCCGGAACGATCCCGAGAGGATCTCGTTGACCCGGGTGAGGTCGATATCGGTTTTCTCAGCGAGTTCGTCCGGTGAAGTTGGCTCGCCGTCCTCGCCGCCCTGCATCGCACCCGCGATTCGCTGGGAGTACTCGCTCGTCAGTACCTGCTGAACCTCGTAGTACGTCGTTGGCTTCTCGTGATCGATGTCGTACTGAATCTCGCCACAGAACGGACAGCGATCTTTCTTTCGAGCCTGCCGGATCGCG
Proteins encoded:
- the rpoA2 gene encoding DNA-directed RNA polymerase subunit A'', whose protein sequence is MTEVDFDVDDDTIAIVENADLPRRLKDEVYAELESRPEATVEDADNLANAVEDRYVDTRVEPLDPVGTVSAQSIGEPGTQLTMNTFHYAGVAEIDVTQGLPRLIELVDARKTPDTPMMTVHLEDEYATERENAHEVVWNIEATKILALGDVSTNVADMRVQISLNQDTLEERMITPEEVAEIIEDNLGVSTVQNGTEVQFGPEEPSYRDLLQLVEELRDITFKGIEEVSRVVIRREEREAGTPSDGDDGSEEFVLYTEGSAFGDVLEIEGVDASRTTCNNIHEIHRNLGIEAAREAIIEETNNTLAEQGLDDVNVRHLMLVADIMTNRGEIESIGRHGISGSKESVLARAAFEVTVNHLLNAAIHGEIDELHGVTENVIVGKPIKLGTGDVELRMGSTTGGRQAD
- a CDS encoding elongation factor EF-2 yields the protein MGRRKKIVQECERLMDEPENIRNIAIAAHVDHGKTTLSDNLLAGAGMISDETAGEQLAMDTEEDEQERGITIDAANVSMTHEYEDTNHLINLIDTPGHVDFGGDVTRAMRAVDGALVVVDAVEGAMPQTETVLRQALREGVKPTLFINKVDRLISELQEGPEEMQERLLSVIHDVNELIRGMTQDMDDVEDWTVSVEEGTVGFGSALYKWGVSMPSMQRTGMDFAEIMELERSDKRQELHEKTPLSDVVLDMVCEHFPNPVDAQPRRIPRVWRGDAESDLAKGMRLVDEDGEVVFMVTDISMDPHAGEIASGRVFSGSLEKGQELYVSGTAGKNRVQSVGIYMGGEREEVDEVPAGNIAAVTGLRDAIAGSTVSSVEMTPFESIEHISEPVITKAVEAQTMDDLPKLIETLRQVSKEDPTIQIEINEDTGEHLISGQGELHLEVITQRIESNQGIPVNTGEPIVVFREQPQRPSDEIEGISPNRHNRFYVSIEPMSNELVETIQMGEASMDMPEQERREALQEAGMDKDDSQEVEHIHGTNILIDDTKGIQHLNETMELVIEGFEDALDNGPLANEPVQGTLIRLHDARLHEDTIHRGPAQVIPATRNALHKALIDGRIKLLEPMQDVRIDVPNDHMGAASGEVQGRRGRVDDMYQEGDLMVVEGIAPVGEMIGFASDIRSATEGRASWNTENAGFEVMADSLQREEIMEIRERKGMKLELPPSIDYI
- the cofH gene encoding 7,8-didemethyl-8-hydroxy-5-deazariboflavin synthase subunit CofH: MERPVTEADLTFEHVPETDQSFENALAKARGRDRLTVDDAIELLTTGTDIPGIDRRRKEQVLEAADRRRADVVGEEVTFVANLNNNVTTACNVGCLFCNFKDAAHTFETEYAEESGPETAGFTKTPEESREIVEDAVSRGIYEVTSVSGLHPAFALDEEHLEILETHPERKAVNYKPPERYVTDPGTYAEQLTAMSVDDVHVHSMTPEEAYHARRGTEWSYEEVYARLSEAGLDTVPGTAAEILVDEVRDVICPGKIDTAGWLEAMEAAATVGLGLTATIMYGHVENEAHRALHLKRVRDLQERVGGAITEFVPLSFVHQNTPLYEHDVVSGGASTDEDELLIAVSRLFLDNVDHIQSSWVKYGNEQGLKMLSCGADDFMGTILSEEITKRAGGEYGEFRSVTDYVELISSIGRVPVERSTDYETRRVLDPEEPPFGPELGPQANGTPLLTRAERSERDVLADD
- a CDS encoding 30S ribosomal protein S12 translates to MANGKYAARKLKKDRQNQRWSDSDYARRARGLREKSDPLEGAPQARGIVLEKVGIEAKQPNSAIRKCVRVQLIKNGKQVTAFCPGDGAISFIDEHDEVTIAGIGGAKGRAMGDLSGVNYKVDKVNGVALLELVRGNAEKPVR
- a CDS encoding 30S ribosomal protein S7, with product MAAEDQPDPDAPAGGADVGAKLFGTWEIDEIAYDDPSTERYISVTPVAHTAGRHASKQFQKSQISIVERLINRLMQTEENTGKKQMTLNNVRESFEIIHERTEENPVQVLVTAVENAAPREETVRLKYGGISVPKAVDVAPQRRVDQSLKFIAEGVQNASFKSVTSVPEAIASQLTGAANYDVQTYAISQKEEKERVAAAAR
- a CDS encoding DUF5781 family protein → MDIRVQGPGPTAPFLSARDLFETEHDLSLPVYVQLQDDPDERTWAAHDDDRHVLNISRQAASSAMARELALHEFSHMARHEQDHPSHTQSLEEVLYLALAGRRVERRKLSHCYQIANHMKDIYADDITLSVGPGEKLLAFLESRLAMAVADRPETPTRAGLERLSPSADPEITVVNAAFALALAERHDLVGDDHRLYDLAHAAAMDAPDVDFEGFKHRFRELGRETDSSTYRQVLVDATRAYVGGEGLAAE
- a CDS encoding NusA-like transcription termination signal-binding factor, whose translation is MGVTLDDDARRHLALFEDVTGANGVDCLLEERREDGGDRLIVVVSSGQMGEAIGPGGRTIQRYEEQVDAPVRLVEDADNASEFVANALAPAAVYNVTLSENDDIVAYVEVAEEDRGVAIGSNGWTIDAARTLAERHFGIDDVQLI